One region of Halomicrobium sp. LC1Hm genomic DNA includes:
- a CDS encoding plastocyanin/azurin family copper-binding protein yields MRRRTFLRVTGVSATGALTGCASSGDSETATPGDDEVLVGPNGRYVFQPDPLTVTTGTTVTWRFQSPNHNVSCRPDGWDSASLPEGAEPFSSYEAGNSYETLQEGEIFEHTFEVPGTYDYICTPHVANGMVGTVVVEE; encoded by the coding sequence ATGCGACGACGCACGTTCCTCCGCGTGACCGGCGTGAGCGCGACCGGCGCTCTGACCGGCTGTGCCAGCAGCGGCGACTCAGAAACGGCCACGCCCGGCGACGACGAGGTGCTGGTCGGACCGAACGGCAGGTACGTCTTCCAGCCCGATCCGCTGACCGTCACGACGGGGACGACGGTCACCTGGCGGTTCCAGAGCCCGAACCACAACGTCAGCTGTCGGCCCGACGGGTGGGACAGCGCCTCGCTGCCCGAGGGGGCCGAACCGTTCTCCAGCTACGAGGCGGGCAACAGCTACGAGACCCTTCAGGAAGGCGAGATCTTCGAGCACACCTTCGAGGTCCCGGGCACGTACGACTACATCTGTACGCCCCACGTGGCAAACGGGATGGTGGGGACAGTCGTCGTCGAGGAGTGA
- a CDS encoding ORC1-type DNA replication protein yields the protein MSDDPEEGMLSWDESVFRDEHVFEIDYVPQTFEHRESQMENLKYALRPAVRGSRPLNVIARGPPGTGKTTATQILFDELTAQTDVQAVRVNCQVDSTRYAVFSRLFAEIFDYEPPSSGISFKKLFSQITDRLVEREEVLVVALDDVNYLFYESEASDTLYSLLRAHEAHSGAKIGVICISSDLDLDVIDALDTRVQSVFRPEEIYFNRYDQPEIVGILRERADRGFHDGVVDTTVLDRVAELTAKQGGDLRVGIDLLRRAGMNAEMRASRTVEREDVEAAYDKSKYVHLSRRLRELSDSEAALAEVIAQHDGQRAGEIYDVFNDQTDLGYTRYSEIINKLDQLGVIEASYTNVDGRGRSRELTLQYDPEAVLERL from the coding sequence ATGAGCGACGACCCGGAGGAGGGGATGCTCTCCTGGGACGAGTCCGTGTTCCGGGACGAACACGTCTTCGAGATCGACTACGTCCCCCAGACGTTCGAACACCGGGAGAGCCAGATGGAGAACCTGAAGTACGCGCTCAGGCCCGCCGTCCGCGGCTCTCGACCGCTGAACGTCATCGCACGCGGGCCGCCGGGGACGGGCAAGACCACGGCGACCCAGATCCTCTTCGACGAACTGACCGCCCAGACCGACGTGCAGGCGGTGCGGGTCAACTGTCAGGTCGACTCGACGCGCTACGCCGTCTTCTCGCGGTTGTTCGCCGAAATCTTCGACTACGAACCCCCTTCCTCCGGCATCTCCTTCAAGAAGCTGTTCTCCCAGATCACCGACCGCCTCGTCGAGCGCGAGGAGGTGCTGGTGGTGGCGCTCGACGACGTGAACTACCTCTTCTACGAGTCCGAAGCCAGCGACACGCTGTACTCGCTGTTGCGCGCCCACGAGGCCCACTCCGGAGCCAAGATCGGCGTCATCTGTATCTCCTCGGACCTCGATCTGGACGTGATCGACGCGCTCGATACGCGCGTCCAGAGCGTCTTCCGGCCCGAGGAGATCTACTTCAACAGGTACGACCAGCCCGAGATCGTCGGCATCCTGCGAGAGCGGGCCGACCGCGGGTTCCACGACGGCGTCGTCGACACGACGGTGCTCGACCGCGTCGCCGAACTCACCGCCAAGCAGGGCGGGGACCTCCGCGTGGGAATCGACCTCCTCCGCCGGGCGGGGATGAACGCGGAGATGCGAGCCTCCCGCACCGTCGAGCGCGAAGACGTGGAAGCGGCCTACGACAAGTCCAAGTACGTCCACCTCTCGCGACGCCTGCGGGAACTGTCGGACTCCGAGGCCGCACTCGCGGAGGTGATCGCCCAGCACGACGGCCAGCGAGCCGGCGAGATCTACGACGTGTTCAACGACCAGACCGATCTGGGCTACACCCGCTACTCCGAGATCATCAACAAGCTCGATCAACTGGGCGTCATCGAGGCCAGTTACACGAACGTCGACGGCCGCGGGCGCTCGCGAGAACTCACGCTGCAGTACGACCCCGAGGCCGTCCTCGAACGGCTCTGA